A genomic window from Prunus persica cultivar Lovell chromosome G2, Prunus_persica_NCBIv2, whole genome shotgun sequence includes:
- the LOC18787014 gene encoding glucomannan 4-beta-mannosyltransferase 9: MDTLQVGQFGLVLQQAKATLIVPLLKFLVVVCLGMSLMLFVEKVYMGIMIILIKLFRRRPVKHWKWEAIKDDVELGNSAYPMVLVQIPMYNEREVYQLSIGAACGLSWPSDRIIIQVLDDSTDPTIKDLVELECQRWASKGINIKYEIRDDRNGFKAGSLKEGMKHSYVKQCDYVAIFDADFQPEPDFLYRTIPFLVHNSDIALVQARWKFVNSDECLMTRMQEMTLDYHFTVEQEVGSATYAFFGFNGTAGVWRIAALNDAGGWKDCTTVEDMDLAVRASLKGWKFVYLSDLKVKNELPSTFKAYRYQQHRWSCGPANLFRKMVMEIVRNKKVSPLKKFHVIYSFFFVRKIVAHIVTFVFYCVILPATVLVPEVQVPIWGAVYIPSTITLLNAVGTPRSLHLLIFWILFENVMSLHRTKATFIGLFEAGRVNEWVVTEKLGDALKKKLGAKAPRKPRLRIGERLHVLELIVGFYLFFCGCYDLAFGKNGYFIYLFIQSVAFFIAGVGYVGTFVPNS; the protein is encoded by the exons ATGGACACATTGCAAGTAGGGCAATTTGGGTTGGTTTTGCAGCAAGCCAAAGCCACACTGATTGTGCCATTGCTGAAGTTTTTGGTGGTTGTGTGCTTGGGCATGTCTCTGATGCTTTTTGTGGAGAAGGTGTACATGGGCATAATGATAATATTGATTAAGCTGTTTAGAAGAAGGCCTGTGAAGCATTGGAAATGGGAGGCCATTAAGGATGATGTTGAGCTTGGGAACTCAGCTTACCCTATGGTTCTTGTGCAAATTCCTATGTACAATGAAAGAGAG GTTTATCAGCTTTCTATTGGAGCTGCATGTGGGCTTTCCTGGCCTTCTGATAGGATCATAATTCAAGTTCTTGATGATTCAACAGATCCAACCATTAAG gaTTTGGTGGAGCTAGAATGCCAAAGATGGGCAAGCAAAGGAATAAACATAAAGTACGAGATCAGAGACGACAGAAATGGGTTCAAAGCAGGGTCTCTCAAAGAAGGCATGAAGCACAGTTATGTCAAACAGTGTGACTATGTTGCCATCTTTGATGCTGACTTCCAACCTGAGCCTGATTTTCTCTACCGCACCATTCCATTTCTGGTCCACAACTCTGACATTGCTCTTGTCCAAGCTCGCTGGAAATTTG TGAATTCAGATGAGTGCTTGATGACAAGAATGCAAGAGATGACACTTGATTACCATTTCACGGTGGAGCAAGAAGTGGGGTCTGCAACTTATGCCTTCTTTGGTTTCAAtg GCACGGCGGGTGTGTGGAGAATTGCAGCGCTCAATGACGCTGGAGGATGGAAGGACTGCACAACAGTGGAGGATATGGATTTAGCAGTCCGAGCTAGTCTCAAAGGCTGGAAATTTGTATATCTTTCTGACCTTAAG GTGAAAAATGAATTGCCAAGTACTTTCAAAGCCTACCGTTATCAGCAGCATCGATGGTCTTGTGGCCCTGCTAATCTCTTTAGAAAGATGGTAATGGAGATTGTGAGAAACAAG AAGGTGTCCCCATTGAAGAAGTTTCATGTGATCTAcagctttttctttgttcgCAAAATTGTAGCACATATCGTCACATTTGTCTTCTACTGTGTCATTTTACCAGCAACGGTTTTGGTTCCTGAAGTTCAAGTTCCCATCTGGGGTGCTGTTTACATTCCTTCTACCATTACTCTCCTCAATGCTGTTGGAACTCCTAG ATCACTCCACCTATtgattttctggatcctctttGAGAATGTCATGTCTCTGCACCGGACTAAGGCGACATTTATAGGTCTTTTTGAAGCAGGGAGAGTAAATGAATGGGTCGTCACTGAGAAACTGGGAGATGCTCTCAAGAAAAAATTAGGTGCAAAAGCTCCCAGGAAACCTCGATTAAGAATTGGAGAAAG ACTACATGTGCTTGAGCTCATTGTTGGATTCTACCTCTTCTTCTGCGGCTGCTATGACCTTGCCTTTGGAAAGAACGGATACTTTATCTACCTATTCATCCAATCTGTTGCATTCTTCATTGCGGGGGTTGGTTATGTTGGCACCTTTGTCCCCAACTCATAG
- the LOC109947352 gene encoding uncharacterized protein K02A2.6-like translates to MMKDCIDYSKGCEACQRHGPIQQAPSVPMNPVVKPWPFRGWAMDLIGKIYPASNQQHCFIIVATDYFTKWVEAKPVKTTTSQEIITFIEEQIIQRFGIPESITTDRGSSFISRDMLDMAETFKFKLLQSTPYYAQANGQAESSNKVIINIIRKMLEKNPKQWHEKLSETLWAYRTSKREATGMTPYALTYGHDAILPMEIAVQSLRIAHQHDLTGEDYSQAMLLELEGLDASRIDTLNKLLAGKQAVSRAYNKRVKNKSFEEGEIVWKAILPLGTHIAGYGKWSPTWEGPFIINQILGMGAYRLQDRDGVVHFAPINGKWLKKFYPTMWDSQAVQTDPGIGEEQD, encoded by the coding sequence atgatgaaggattgcatCGACTATTCCAAAGGATGTGAAGCCTGTCAAAGGCATGGCCCAATCCAGCAGGCTCCTTCGGTTCCCATGAATCCAGTAGTAAAACCATGGCCTTTCaggggatgggcaatggatctcattggcaaaATCTATCCAGCCAGCAACCAGCAGCACTGTTTCATCATCGTTGCCACAGATTATTTCACCAAGTGGGTAGAAGCCAAgccagtaaaaaccacaacatctcaagagatcatcaccttcatagaagaacagatcatacaaaggtttggcattccagaatcaatcacaaccgataggggttcttctttcatatctagggacatgctagatatggcagaaacattcaagttcaaactgcttcaatctactccttactatgctcaagctaatggacaggcagaatcaagtaacaaggtgattaTCAATATCATTAGAAAGATGCTagagaaaaatccaaagcaaTGGCACGAGAAGTTGTCAGAAACTTTGTGGGCATACAGAACgtcaaaaagagaagcaactggcATGACTCCCTATGCTCTGACCTACGGTCATGATGCAATTCTGCCCATGGAGATAGCAGTCCAGTCCCTTAGAATTGCTCACCAGCACGATCTCACTGGGGAGGATTACTCTCAAGCCATGTTGCTGGAATTGGAAGGATTGGATGCAAGCAGAATTGacaccctcaacaaactcttagcaggaaaacaggCTGTGTCGAGAgcctacaacaaaagagtcaaaaacaagagttttgaagagggagagatagtCTGGAAAgcaattctgccccttggaACACACATAGCTGGATATGGAAAGTGgtcacctacatgggaaggcccttttataattaaccaaatcctCGGAATGGGGGCATATAGGTTGCAGGACCGAGATGGGGTTGTTCACTTCGCCCCAATCAATGGCAAATGGTTAAAGAAGTTCTATCCAACCATGTGGGATTCGCAGGCTGTACAAACAGATCCCGGGATAGGAGAGGAACAAGATTga
- the LOC18785565 gene encoding glucomannan 4-beta-mannosyltransferase 9 — MDTLQVGQFGLVLQQAKAPLIVPLLKFLVVVCLGMSVMLFVEKVYMGIIIIFIKLFRRRPVKHWKWEAIKDDVELGNSAYPMVLVQIPMYNEREVYQLSIGAACGLSWPSDRIIIQVLDDSTDPTIKDLVELECQRWASKGINIKYEIRDNRNGYKAGALKEGMKHSYVKQCDYVAIFDADFQPEPDFLYRTIPFLVHNSDIALVQARWKFVNSDECLMTRMQEMSLDYHFTVEQEVGSATYAFFGFNGTAGVWRIAALNEAGGWKDRTTVEDMDLAVRASLRGWKFVYLSDLKVKNELPSTFKAYRYQQHRWSCGPANLFRKMVMEIVRNKKVSPLKKFHVIYSFFFVRKVVAHIVTFVFYCVILPATVLVPEVQVPIWGAVYIPSTITLLNAVGTPRSLHLLIFWILFENVMSLHRTKATFIGLFEAGRVNEWVVTEKLGDALKKKLGAKAPRKPRLRIGERLHVLELIVGFYLFFCGCYDLAFGKNGYFIYLFIQSVAFFIAGVGYVGTFVPNS, encoded by the exons ATGGACACATTGCAAGTAGGGCAATTTGGGTTGGTTTTGCAGCAAGCCAAAGCCCCACTGATTGTGCCATTGCTGAAGTTTTTGGTGGTTGTGTGCTTGGGCATGTCTGTGATGCTTTTTGTGGAGAAGGTGTACATGggcataataataatatttattaagcTGTTTAGAAGAAGGCCTGTGAAGCATTGGAAATGGGAGGCCATTAAGGATGATGTTGAGCTTGGGAACTCAGCTTACCCTATGGTTCTTGTGCAAATTCCTATGTACAATGAAAGAGAG GTTTATCAGCTTTCTATTGGAGCTGCATGTGGGCTTTCCTGGCCTTCTGATAGGATCATAATTCAAGTTCTTGATGATTCAACAGATCCAACCATTAAG GATTTGGTGGAGCTAGAATGCCAAAGATGGGCAAGCAAAGGAATAAACATAAAGTACGAGATCAGAGACAACAGAAATGGGTACAAAGCAGGGGCCCTCAAGGAAGGCATGAAGCACAGTTATGTCAAACAGTGTGACTATGTTGCCATCTTTGATGCTGACTTCCAACCTGAACCTGATTTTCTCTACCGCACCATTCCATTTCTGGTCCACAACTCTGATATTGCCCTTGTTCAAGCTCGCTGGAAATTTG TAAATTCGGATGAGTGTTTGATGACAAGAATGCAAGAGATGTCACTGGATTACCATTTCACGGTGGAGCAAGAAGTGGGGTCTGCAACTTATGCCTTCTTTGGTTTCAATG GCACGGCGGGTGTGTGGAGAATTGCAGCGCTCAATGAGGCTGGAGGATGGAAGGACCGCACAACAGTGGAGGATATGGATTTAGCAGTCCGAGCTAGTCTCAGAGGCTGGAAATTTGTATATCTTTCGGACCTTAAG GTGAAAAATGAATTGCCAAGTACGTTCAAAGCCTACCGTTATCAGCAGCATCGATGGTCTTGTGGCCCTGCTAATCTCTTTAGAAAGATGGTAATGGAGATTGTGAGAAACAAG AAGGTGTCCCCATTGAAGAAGTTTCATGTGATCTAcagctttttctttgttcgCAAAGTTGTAGCACATATCGTCACATTTGTCTTCTACTGTGTCATTTTACCAGCAACGGTTTTGGTTCCTGAAGTTCAAGTTCCCATCTGGGGTGCTGTTTACATTCCTTCTACCATTACTCTCCTCAATGCTGTTGGAACTCCTAG ATCACTCCACCTATtgattttctggatcctctttGAGAATGTCATGTCTCTGCACCGGACTAAGGCGACATTTATAGGTCTTTTTGAAGCAGGGAGAGTAAATGAATGGGTCGTCACTGAGAAACTGGGAGATGCTCTCAAGAAAAAATTAGGTGCAAAAGCTCCCAGGAAACCTCGATTAAGAATTGGAGAAAG ACTACATGTGCTTGAGCTCATTGTTGGATTCTACCTCTTCTTCTGCGGCTGCTATGACCTTGCCTTTGGAAAGAACGGATACTTTATCTACCTATTCATCCAATCTGTTGCATTCTTCATTGCGGGGGTTGGTTATGTTGGCACCTTTGTCCCCAACTCATAG